A window from Tenacibaculum singaporense encodes these proteins:
- the porD gene encoding type IX secretion system protein PorD → MRKFFFIVFLLSVAFSSYSQELNATVIINSDKVQSSNKQVYQTLQKALTEFINDKQWTNRNFKQQERINCAFNIIINEQNGSNFSGTIQVQSTRPVYNSTYATPVLNINDTNFNFRYNEFDPLIYNPTIYESNLISTIAFYVYTILGVDADTFALKGGETYLKQAENIMLLAQSNGESGWQNQVGKQNRFALIDNLLSSKFSALRSIYYNYHRNGFDNFADNKNSAKEAIEKSVLDLDKLHNITIGNYMIRVFLDAKGDEIVNIFSDGGASRNQSQMITVLNKIAPTYKDKWKNLQ, encoded by the coding sequence ATGCGTAAGTTTTTCTTTATAGTTTTTCTTCTTTCAGTTGCTTTTTCTTCTTATTCACAAGAGTTGAATGCTACTGTAATTATCAATTCAGATAAAGTACAGAGTAGTAACAAGCAAGTTTATCAAACGTTACAAAAAGCATTAACAGAGTTTATTAATGATAAACAATGGACGAATAGAAATTTTAAGCAACAAGAACGAATTAACTGCGCATTCAATATTATTATAAACGAACAAAACGGAAGTAATTTTTCGGGAACTATACAAGTGCAGTCAACACGACCTGTATATAACTCAACTTACGCTACACCTGTTTTAAATATTAATGATACAAATTTTAACTTTCGTTATAATGAGTTCGATCCGTTAATTTACAATCCAACTATTTACGAATCTAATTTAATTTCTACAATTGCTTTTTATGTGTATACAATCTTAGGAGTTGATGCAGATACCTTTGCTTTGAAAGGAGGAGAGACTTATTTAAAGCAAGCGGAAAACATTATGTTGTTAGCACAATCTAACGGAGAGTCTGGTTGGCAAAATCAAGTAGGAAAACAAAATCGTTTTGCTTTAATAGATAATTTATTGTCTTCTAAATTTAGTGCCTTACGAAGTATTTACTACAATTATCACCGTAACGGTTTCGATAATTTTGCTGATAATAAAAATTCAGCTAAAGAAGCAATTGAAAAAAGTGTTTTAGATTTAGACAAACTACACAATATTACTATTGGTAATTATATGATTCGCGTTTTCTTAGATGCTAAAGGAGATGAAATAGTAAATATTTTTTCTGATGGAGGT
- the coaBC gene encoding bifunctional phosphopantothenoylcysteine decarboxylase/phosphopantothenate--cysteine ligase CoaBC: MSVLSGKKVLLGVTAGIAAYKTASLVRLFIKSGAEVKVIMTPASKDFITPLTLSTLSKNPVHSTFYDKEDENELWNNHVDLGLWADLMLIAPATANTLSKMTNGTCDNLLLATYLSAKCLVYFAPAMDLDMYQHPSTKTSLESLQSFGNILIPATSGELASGLVGEGRMAEPEDIVDFIEKDIVSKLPLRGKKMLITAGPTYEVIDPVRFIGNHSSGKMGFEIAKTAANLGAEVFLVAGPSHQQVNHSFIHRIDVKSAQDMYEACHKYFDEVDIAVLSAAVSDYRPKNVATQKIKKKEAALSIELEPTKDILKSLGEIKKKQLLVGFALETNDEVQNAKSKLTRKNLDFIVLNSLRDKGAGFATDTNKITIIDADFNEKSFDLKSKKAVSKDIVNEIIQKLNA; the protein is encoded by the coding sequence ATGTCTGTACTAAGCGGTAAAAAAGTTTTACTTGGTGTTACCGCCGGTATAGCGGCATACAAAACAGCGAGCTTAGTTCGCTTATTTATAAAATCAGGCGCAGAAGTCAAAGTAATTATGACTCCTGCGTCTAAAGATTTTATAACACCTCTTACACTTTCCACCTTATCAAAAAATCCAGTTCATTCTACTTTTTATGATAAAGAAGATGAAAATGAACTGTGGAATAATCATGTAGATTTAGGTTTGTGGGCAGATTTAATGTTAATTGCCCCAGCTACAGCAAATACCTTGTCTAAAATGACAAATGGTACTTGCGATAATTTATTATTGGCAACCTATTTATCAGCAAAATGTCTAGTGTATTTTGCACCTGCAATGGATTTAGATATGTACCAACATCCATCAACAAAAACTAGTTTAGAAAGTTTACAAAGTTTTGGGAATATCTTAATTCCTGCTACTTCAGGTGAATTAGCAAGTGGATTGGTTGGAGAAGGTCGTATGGCTGAACCAGAAGATATTGTTGACTTTATAGAGAAAGATATTGTATCTAAATTGCCACTTCGTGGGAAAAAGATGCTAATTACTGCAGGTCCAACCTACGAAGTGATAGATCCTGTACGTTTTATTGGAAACCATTCCTCTGGTAAAATGGGATTTGAAATTGCAAAAACAGCGGCAAATTTAGGAGCAGAAGTGTTTTTAGTAGCAGGACCTTCTCATCAACAAGTAAACCATTCATTTATTCATAGAATAGATGTGAAGTCAGCACAAGATATGTATGAAGCGTGCCATAAGTATTTTGATGAGGTTGATATAGCTGTGTTATCGGCAGCAGTTTCAGACTATCGACCAAAAAATGTAGCTACTCAAAAAATAAAAAAGAAAGAAGCAGCGTTAAGTATTGAGTTAGAACCTACTAAAGATATCTTAAAATCTCTAGGAGAAATTAAGAAAAAACAGTTGTTAGTTGGTTTTGCATTAGAAACGAACGATGAGGTACAAAACGCAAAAAGTAAGCTTACACGCAAAAATTTAGATTTTATTGTATTAAATTCGTTACGTGATAAAGGTGCTGGTTTTGCAACCGACACCAATAAAATTACAATTATTGATGCTGACTTTAATGAAAAATCATTTGATTTAAAGTCGAAAAAAGCAGTATCAAAAGATATCGTTAACGAAATAATACAAAAATTAAATGCGTAA
- a CDS encoding DNA-directed RNA polymerase subunit omega, with amino-acid sequence MDYKETKAPLSTVTYNKEAIEAPTHNIYEAISIIAKRATQINSDLKKELVDKLDEFATYNDSLEEVFENKEQIEVSKFYERLPKPHAIAVEEWLNDKVYYRTPETK; translated from the coding sequence ATGGATTATAAAGAAACGAAAGCGCCGTTAAGTACCGTAACTTATAACAAAGAAGCTATCGAGGCTCCAACACATAATATTTATGAAGCTATTTCTATCATAGCAAAGAGAGCTACACAAATTAATTCTGATTTAAAAAAGGAATTAGTTGATAAGTTAGATGAGTTTGCTACTTACAACGACAGTTTAGAAGAAGTTTTTGAAAACAAAGAGCAAATCGAAGTTTCTAAATTTTATGAGCGTTTACCTAAACCACATGCTATTGCAGTAGAAGAGTGGTTAAACGACAAGGTATATTATAGAACTCCAGAGACAAAATAA
- a CDS encoding outer membrane protein assembly factor BamD yields MKNLAYIAVMLLVLSSCGEYQKVLNKGTVEEQYKMAVKMYEAQKYGKALRLFEKITPSYRGKPQMERIQFMVSQSNFNEKNYGLAGYYFNRFTGNYPKSSKREEAAFLSALSYYKAAPSFSLDPTDTNKALEAFQKFIDNYPDSDKIEEANKYHAELRAKLEKKSFEIAKTYYRTADYDSRNYKAAIVAFDNLLEDYLGTKYKEEALYYRLKAAHDFAMKSTQRRKAERIKEAVKAYDKLKRNFPESKFMEESNEMLATLNKEQEQLAKS; encoded by the coding sequence ATGAAAAATCTAGCGTATATTGCTGTAATGCTTTTAGTACTTTCTTCATGTGGAGAGTATCAAAAAGTATTGAATAAAGGAACTGTAGAAGAACAATACAAAATGGCTGTAAAAATGTACGAAGCTCAAAAGTACGGTAAAGCTTTACGTTTGTTCGAAAAAATAACACCTTCATACAGAGGTAAACCTCAAATGGAGCGTATTCAATTTATGGTTTCTCAATCTAACTTTAATGAGAAAAATTATGGGTTAGCAGGATATTACTTTAATAGATTTACAGGGAATTATCCAAAAAGTTCAAAGAGAGAAGAGGCCGCTTTTTTATCAGCTTTAAGTTATTACAAAGCAGCACCAAGCTTTAGTTTAGATCCAACAGATACAAACAAAGCCTTAGAGGCTTTTCAGAAGTTTATAGATAATTATCCAGATTCAGATAAGATAGAAGAAGCTAACAAGTATCATGCTGAGTTAAGAGCAAAACTAGAAAAGAAATCTTTTGAGATAGCAAAAACATATTATAGAACTGCAGACTATGATTCTAGAAATTACAAAGCAGCAATCGTTGCTTTTGATAATTTATTAGAAGATTATTTAGGAACGAAGTATAAAGAAGAAGCTTTGTACTACCGTTTAAAAGCAGCTCATGATTTTGCAATGAAAAGTACGCAACGTAGAAAAGCAGAAAGAATTAAAGAAGCAGTTAAAGCGTACGATAAGTTAAAAAGAAACTTTCCTGAATCAAAATTCATGGAAGAATCAAACGAAATGTTAGCAACATTAAACAAAGAACAAGAACAATTAGCTAAAAGTTAA
- a CDS encoding ferritin, translating into MLSKVIEQALNDQIRVEAESSQIYLAMACWAEVQGFEGVSQFMYAHSDEERMHMLKLIKFVNERGGHARVSDLKEPPAKFGSFKDMFQTLFDHEVMVSKSINDLVHITLQEKDYATHNFIQWYVSEQIEEEALARNILDKINLIGDDKGGLYLFDNDVKQIVAQSASGAQE; encoded by the coding sequence ATGTTATCAAAAGTAATAGAACAAGCATTAAATGATCAAATAAGAGTGGAAGCAGAGTCTTCTCAAATATATTTAGCTATGGCATGTTGGGCAGAAGTTCAAGGTTTTGAAGGTGTATCACAATTTATGTATGCACATTCAGATGAAGAGCGTATGCATATGCTAAAATTAATAAAGTTTGTAAACGAACGTGGCGGACATGCTCGTGTTTCTGACTTAAAAGAGCCTCCAGCAAAATTTGGGTCTTTTAAAGATATGTTCCAAACATTGTTTGATCATGAGGTAATGGTATCTAAATCGATAAACGATTTAGTACATATCACGCTACAAGAAAAAGACTATGCAACACATAACTTTATACAGTGGTATGTATCTGAGCAAATAGAAGAAGAAGCATTGGCACGCAACATTTTGGATAAAATCAACTTAATTGGAGACGATAAAGGAGGATTGTATTTATTTGATAATGATGTAAAGCAAATAGTAGCTCAATCTGCATCAGGAGCACAGGAATAA
- the dapA gene encoding 4-hydroxy-tetrahydrodipicolinate synthase, whose protein sequence is MQKFVGTGVALVTPFNEDLSVDFEALKKLVNYNIENGTNYLVINGTTGESATITKEEKLEIIKVIAEENKGRLPLVLGVGGNNTQTVVEELQSLDLSEIDGVLSVAPYYSKPTQEGFYQHYKAISLASPKPIIMYNVPGRTAKNMEPATTLRLAKDFENIVAVKEAGNNQQQYYELLKDKPEDFLVISGDDDLAVGVTLAGGAGVISVIGQALPKEFSKMIQLGLEGKAKEAYELHYKLMDIVSLIFEENNPAGIKAVLQKLGICLDEVRLPLVTASEELQTKISDFIDNL, encoded by the coding sequence ATGCAAAAGTTTGTAGGAACTGGAGTAGCTTTAGTAACTCCTTTCAATGAAGATTTAAGTGTAGACTTTGAAGCACTTAAAAAGTTAGTAAATTACAATATTGAAAACGGTACAAACTATTTAGTAATAAATGGAACTACTGGAGAAAGTGCAACAATTACTAAAGAAGAAAAATTAGAAATAATAAAAGTAATTGCTGAAGAAAATAAAGGACGTTTACCTTTAGTTTTAGGAGTTGGAGGAAACAACACACAAACTGTTGTTGAAGAACTACAATCTTTAGACCTATCGGAAATAGATGGAGTTTTATCAGTAGCTCCATACTATAGCAAACCAACGCAAGAAGGATTCTATCAGCACTATAAAGCAATTTCTCTAGCGAGTCCTAAACCAATTATTATGTATAATGTTCCTGGTAGAACAGCAAAAAACATGGAGCCAGCAACAACGTTACGATTGGCAAAAGATTTTGAAAATATAGTTGCAGTAAAAGAAGCGGGAAACAATCAACAACAATACTATGAGTTGTTAAAAGATAAGCCTGAAGACTTTTTAGTAATTTCTGGTGATGATGATTTGGCTGTTGGAGTAACTTTAGCAGGTGGAGCAGGAGTTATTTCTGTAATAGGGCAAGCATTACCAAAAGAGTTTTCAAAAATGATTCAATTAGGATTAGAAGGAAAAGCAAAAGAAGCTTATGAACTTCACTATAAATTAATGGATATAGTAAGCCTAATTTTTGAAGAAAACAATCCAGCAGGAATTAAAGCAGTATTGCAAAAATTAGGAATTTGTTTAGATGAAGTACGTTTACCATTAGTAACAGCTTCAGAAGAATTACAAACAAAAATATCAGATTTTATAGATAATTTATAA
- a CDS encoding DUF6913 domain-containing protein has product MISTLKKKSIQKVYDKLVVKKENIPHKETKVKSVAILLDNEALVNVVIANLTNIFPFQKTDIRVLVCKEYSKKEEPSPEFFTEKDFGFKASLKSDNLKDFVKNKYDLLINYTKTSNLLTNMVTLLSQADFKAGFAEIDDRLYDIVVSDASFNEAVLNQELKKYLTILNKI; this is encoded by the coding sequence ATGATAAGTACCCTAAAGAAGAAATCTATTCAGAAAGTATACGACAAACTAGTTGTAAAAAAAGAGAATATCCCTCATAAAGAAACCAAAGTTAAAAGTGTAGCAATATTGCTAGATAATGAAGCTTTAGTAAATGTAGTAATAGCCAACTTAACAAACATTTTTCCTTTTCAAAAAACAGACATAAGAGTACTAGTTTGTAAAGAGTACTCAAAAAAGGAGGAACCCTCTCCAGAGTTTTTTACCGAAAAAGATTTTGGTTTTAAAGCGAGTTTAAAATCCGACAATTTAAAAGATTTCGTTAAAAACAAATACGACCTACTTATAAACTATACAAAAACGTCAAACTTATTAACGAATATGGTAACTTTGTTGTCACAAGCAGATTTTAAAGCAGGTTTTGCAGAAATTGACGATAGATTGTACGATATAGTAGTATCTGATGCTAGTTTTAACGAAGCTGTTTTAAACCAAGAATTAAAAAAATACCTAACGATTTTAAATAAAATATAA
- a CDS encoding esterase-like activity of phytase family protein → MKKIVLALSVFGLLACKQQKTTLKFLDEYLVKDSLIVNNTVIGGISGIDYYNNNYYMVVDDATNPRILVGDITVKNDSIQSVNFEDVIIVDTISQFTKNHVLDLESIFVDKGTINLVSEGSIQYKKDPSIFEIDTKGNFKKGVEIPNYFKATSKAKPKHNGVFESSSKSFDGKGFWVAMEAPLEADGEEPTFHETQSPIRITYFDNESKKATKQFAYQLEKIDKPAKGKINLNGTTAILEYRKNQFFIIERAYQSGYGSHGNVVRIFKATIDKTSTNTLENQSLKNEKYTPLKKELLFDFSTVKNQLTDGIIDNIEAITFGPILQNGNKSLILAADDNFQLYGRQLNQFLLLEIDEK, encoded by the coding sequence ATGAAAAAAATAGTACTAGCCCTATCAGTTTTTGGTTTATTAGCCTGTAAACAACAAAAAACAACACTTAAGTTTTTAGATGAGTATTTGGTAAAAGATTCTTTAATTGTTAATAACACTGTTATCGGTGGAATTTCTGGAATTGATTATTACAATAACAACTACTATATGGTAGTAGATGATGCTACAAATCCAAGAATTTTAGTAGGAGATATTACTGTTAAAAATGATTCGATACAATCGGTAAATTTTGAAGATGTTATTATAGTTGATACTATAAGTCAGTTTACTAAAAACCACGTATTAGATTTAGAGTCTATTTTTGTAGATAAGGGAACCATAAATTTAGTAAGTGAAGGGTCTATTCAATATAAAAAAGACCCAAGTATATTTGAAATAGACACAAAAGGAAACTTTAAAAAAGGAGTAGAAATACCTAATTATTTCAAAGCAACATCCAAAGCGAAGCCAAAGCATAACGGTGTTTTTGAAAGTTCTTCAAAAAGTTTTGACGGAAAAGGTTTTTGGGTAGCAATGGAAGCTCCTTTAGAAGCAGATGGAGAAGAGCCTACATTTCACGAAACACAATCTCCTATCAGAATTACCTATTTTGATAACGAATCAAAAAAAGCGACCAAACAATTCGCGTATCAATTAGAAAAAATTGATAAACCAGCTAAAGGAAAAATAAATCTAAATGGAACTACGGCTATTTTAGAATACCGAAAGAATCAGTTTTTTATAATTGAAAGAGCATATCAAAGTGGTTATGGTAGCCATGGAAATGTAGTTAGAATTTTTAAAGCAACTATAGATAAAACTTCAACAAATACATTAGAAAATCAATCTTTAAAAAACGAAAAATATACACCATTAAAGAAAGAGCTGTTATTTGATTTTAGTACTGTTAAAAATCAATTAACCGATGGGATAATAGATAATATTGAGGCGATTACTTTTGGTCCAATATTACAAAACGGAAATAAATCGTTAATCTTGGCTGCTGATGATAATTTTCAGCTGTATGGAAGGCAATTAAATCAATTTTTATTATTAGAAATTGATGAGAAATAA
- a CDS encoding DoxX family membrane protein: MKKYILLFLKLIAAFIMLQTLFFKFTGAQESIDLFTKIAGDNETYMRIGTGVFELIASVLLFIPKKTWLGALLTIGLMGGAIMSHLTILGIEHDGDGGTLFISAIVTFISGVILLIFNRNNIPFVRSKH, translated from the coding sequence ATGAAAAAATATATTCTTTTATTTTTAAAGTTGATAGCTGCCTTTATAATGCTTCAAACACTATTTTTTAAATTTACTGGAGCTCAAGAAAGTATTGATTTGTTTACTAAAATAGCTGGAGATAATGAGACTTATATGCGAATAGGTACAGGTGTTTTTGAATTAATTGCTTCCGTACTTTTGTTTATCCCTAAAAAAACTTGGCTAGGTGCCTTGTTAACTATTGGTTTAATGGGTGGAGCAATTATGAGCCACTTAACTATTTTAGGTATTGAACATGATGGCGATGGTGGCACTCTGTTTATCAGCGCTATCGTAACTTTTATCTCTGGAGTTATTCTATTAATTTTTAATAGAAATAATATACCTTTTGTTA